DNA sequence from the Stenotrophomonas sp. 24(2023) genome:
ACAACGCGGCCACCCGCCGCCTGGCCGGCCTGGGCGCGCGCATCATGCGCGGCCATTCGGCCGCCAACGTGCTGGGCACCGACTGCGTGGTGGTGTCCAGCGCCATCCGCGAAGACAACCCGGAGCTGATGGAAGCGCGCAGCCAGCGCATTCCGATCATGCCGCGCGCGGCCATGCTGGCCGAGCTGATGCGCTTCCGCCGCGGCATCGCCGTGGCCGGTACGCACGGCAAGACCACCACCACCAGCCTGACCGCCGCCGTGCTGAGCGAAGGTGGCCTGGACCCGACGTTCGTGATCGGTGGCCAGCTGCTGGCCGCCGGGGCCAACGCCAAGCTGGGCGGCGGGCAGTGGCTGGTGGCCGAAGCCGATGAGAGCGATGGCAGCTTCCTGCGCCTGAACCCGCTGATGTCGGTCATCACCAACATCGATGCCGACCACCTGGAAAACTACGGCAACGACTTCGCCCGCGTGCAGGCGGCGTTTGCCGAGTTCCTGCAGCGCCTGCCGTTCTACGGCCTGGCGGTGCTGTGCATCGACGACCCGGAAGTGGCCGCGCTGGCCGCCAAGACCCCGCGCCACGTGATGAGCTACGGCATGAGCCCGCAGGCCGACGTGCGCGCCGAGAACGTGGTGCAGGACGGGGCGCGCATGCGCTTCACCCTGCGCCTGCCGCAGGGCACCAGCCAGGAAGTGGTGCTGGCGCTGCCGGGCAAGCACAACGTGCTCAACGCGCTGGCCGCCGCTGCGGTGGGCTGGCAGCTGGGCGTGGCCCCCGATGCGATTGCCCGTGCGCTGGAAAGCTTCGCCGGCGTCGGCCGCCGCTTCAACGACCTGGGCGAAGTGACCACCGCCAGTGGTGCCAAGGTGCGCATCATCGACGATTACGGCCACCATCCCAGCGAGCTGGAAGCGGTGTTCGCCGCCGCCCGCGGTGGCTGGACCGACAAGCGCCTGGTGGTGGCGTTCCAGCCGCACCGCTACAGCCGTACCCGCGACCAGTTCGACAAGTTCGCCGCCGTGCTGTCCAGCGTCGATGCGCTGGTGCTCAGCGAGGTCTACCCGGCCGGTGAAGAGCCGATCGCCGGTGCCGATTCGCATGCGCTGGCGCGTGCCATCCGGGCACGTGGCCGCAGCGAGCCGGTGGTGGTGGGCAAGGCCCATGAACTGGCCAGCGTGCTGCCGGACGTGCTGCAGGACGGTGACCTGCTGCTGATGATGGGCGCCGGCGACATCGGTGCCGTGGCCAGCCAGATCGCCGTGGAAGGCTTCAAGGAGGGCGTGGCGTGAGCACGCAGGCCTTCCCGCCGCTGCGCACCACCGATCCGGCCGCCTTCGGCCGCGTCGCCGTGCTGCTGGGCGGCACCTCCAGCGAGCGCGAGGTGTCGCTGGATTCGGGCCGCAACGTGCTCGAAGCCCTGCAGTCGCGCGGCGTCGATGCGTTCGCCGTCGATGGCATTCCGGCCCTGGCCAGCGCACTGGCCGCCGGTGGCATCGACCGCGTGTTCAACATCCTGCACGGCCACAACGGTGGCGGTGAGGACGGCATCGTGCAGGGCCTGATGGAGGCCTTCGGCGTGCCGTACACCGGCTCGGGCGTACTGGGCTCGGCGCTGAGCATGGACAAGATCCGCACCAAGCAGGTGTGGCTGTCGCTGGGCCTGCCGACCCCGCAGTACCGCAAGGTGTCGGCGCAGGATGTCCACGCACAGGCGGCCGAACTGGGCCTGCCGGTGGTGGTCAAGCCGGCCAACGAAGGTTCCAGCGTGGGCATCAGCCGGGTAACCGACGATGCCGGCCTGGACGATGCCGTCGCCCTGGCCGCGCGCTACGACGGCCAGCTGCTGATGGAACAGATGGTGGTCGGCGATGAACTGACCGTGGCCATCCTGGGCGATGTGGCGCTGCCGTCGATCCGCATCGTGCCCAAGGGCCAGTGGTACGACTACAACGCCAAGTACATCGCCGAGGACACCCAGTACCTGTGCCCGGGCCTGGACGGCGCGGACGAAGCCGAGATCGGCCGTATCGCGCTGGCCGCGTTCCGTGCCGCCGGCTGCCGTGGCTGGGGCCGGGTGGATGTGATGCGTGACCGCGCCAGCGGCCGCTTCTTCCTGCTGGAAGTGAACACCGCCCCGGGCATGACCAGCCATTCGCTGGTGCCCAAGGCCGCACGCCAGGCCGGCATCGGTTTCGAGGAACTGGTGTGGCGCGTGCTGGAACAGACCCTGGAGGCATCGCACGCATGAACGCGGTGCTGCGCATCTTCGTCTGGCTGTTGGCCCTGTCGGTGGTGGCACTGCCGGTGGTGGCCGTGGTCAATGGCTGGGTCGGCGCCGAGCGCTGGCCGCTGGCGAAGCTGCGCGTGCACGGTGAGTTCAAGCGGGTGCCGCCGGAGCAGCTGCAGCAGGTGCTGCTGCCGTATGCGCATGCGGGTTTCTTCGCGGTCAAGCTGCAGGACGCACAGGACGCCATCGAGCGCCTGCCGTGGGTGGAAAGCGCGCAGGTGCGCAAGCAGTGGCCGGACGTGCTGGAAGTGACCCTGGTCGAGCACAAGCCGTTCGCACGCTGGGGCAACGACCGCCTGCTGTCCGAGCAGGGCAAGCTGTTCCCCACGCCGAAAAAGCTGGCCGACCTGAAGCTGCCCGAACTGGACGGACCGGACAGCCAGACCGAAGAGGTCGTGGCGTTGTACAACGAATCCCGCGCGTTGTTCGCACCGGCCAGGCTGGACGTTGTCCGCCTGGGCATGGATGCACGCGGCAGCTGGTCGCTGCTGCTGAGCAACGGCACCGAAGTGGTGGTCGGCCGTGACGATGCGCGTTCGCGCCTGCAGCGTTTCGTGCGTGTGCTGCCGCAGCTGGCCAACCAGGCCGCGCCGATCGAGCGCGCCGACCTCCGTTACACCAATGGTTTCACGCTGAGCTGGGGAACCCCGGCCCCGCCGGCGGGTGCGCCGGGCACCCCGGCTAGAAGGACGCAGGAAAGGACATGAATCGCAAGGGTGACAAATCGCTGATCGTCGGCCTGGACATCGGCACCTCCAAGGTGGTGGCGCTGGTGGGCGAGTACTCGCCGGGCAACCCGATCGAGGTGATCGGCATCGGTTCGCACGAATCGCGCGGGCTCAAGCGCGGCGTGGTGGTGGACATCGAATCGACCGTGCAGTCGATCCAGCGCGCGGTGGAAGAAGCCGAGCTGATGGCCGGCTGCGAGATCCGTTCGGTGTATGCCTCCATTTCCGGCAACCACGTGCAGTGCAAGAATTCGCCGGGCATCGTGCCGATCCGTGATGGCGAGGTGACCTGGGGCGACCTGGACCGCGTGCTGGATGCGGCCAAGGCGGTGGCGATCCCGGCCGACCAGAAGATCCTGCACGCGATCCCGCGCGAGTACGTGCTGGACGATTCGCAGGAAGGCATCCGCAACCCGGTCGGCATGACCGGCGTACGCCTGGAAGTGCATGCCCACCTGGTGGTGTGCGCGCAGTCGGCGGCGGCCAACATCAGCAAGTGCGTGCAGCGCTGCGGCCTGCAGGTGGACGACCTGGTGCTGTCCTCGCTGGCCTCCAGCGTGGCCGTGCTGACCGCCGATGAGCGCGAGCTGGGCGTGGTGCTGGTGGACATGGGCGCCGGCACCACCGACATCGCCGTGTTCGTGCAGGGCGCGATCTGCCACACCGCCTCGCTGCCGATCGCCGGCGACCACGTGACCAACGACATCGCGCACATGCTGCGCACGCCGACCCCGGAAGCCGAGCAGATCAAGGTGCGCTACGCCTGCGCCCTGGCCCAGCTGGCCACGGCCGAGGAAAGCATCCAGGTGCCGTCGGTGGGTGACCGCCCGCCGCGCCGCATGCCGCGCCATTCGCTGGCGCAGGCGGTGCAGGGCCGGTACGAGGAAATCTTCGAGATGGTGCAGGCCGAACTGCGCCGCTCCGGCTTCGAGGAACTGGTGCGCGCCGGCATGGTGCTCACCGGTGGCGCCTCGAAAATGGAAGGCGTGGTCGAGCTGGCCGAGGAAATGCTGCAGATGCCGGTGCGCGTGGGCATCCCGCAGCACGTCACCGGCCTGGGCGAGGTGGTGGGCAACCCGGTGCATGCCACCGGCGTGGGCCTGCTGCTGATGGGCAGCCAGATCGAGCATCCGCGCCGCCCGTCGCTGCCGACCGGGCGCGCGGGAAGCATGTTCAAGAAATTGAAGACCTGGTTCCGCGGCGAGTTCTGACGCGGTACCTGCAGTACCCGGGTGACACCCGGCGCAACACCGTTACTACCACGCAACAGGCAACACACAACCCACACAGCCGCAACGGCAGCATGACACGCGAAGGCAGGAGGCCCGACCGTCCATGCCACCGAAAGCGGATACAACGAGGACACGGACATGGCGCATTTTGAACTGATCGAAAAGATGGCACCCAATGCGGTGATCAAGGTGGTGGGCGTGGGCGGCGGCGGCGGCAATGCCGTGGCGCACATGGTCAACTCCAGCGTGGACGGCGTGGAATTCATCACCGCCAACACCGATTCGCAGGCCATCAAGAATTGCGGTGCCAAGCTGCAGCTGCAGCTGGGTACCAACGTGACCAAGGGCCTGGGCGCAGGCGCGAACCCGGAAGTGGGCCGCCAGGCCGCCCTGGAAGACCGTGAGCGCATCATGGACGCCCTGCAGGGTGCGGACATGGTGTTCATCACCGCCGGCATGGGCGGCGGCACCGGTACCGGCGCTGCGCCGGTGGTGGCACAGCTGGCCAAGGAAATGGGCATCCTGACCGTGGCCGTGGTCACCAAGCCGTTCCCGTTCGAAGGCCGTCGCCGCATGCAGGTGGCGCTGAAGGGCATCGAGGAACTGAGCCAGCACTGCGACTCGCTGATCACCATTCCCAACGAGAAGCTGATCACCGTGCTGGGCCGCAACGCGACCATGATCCAGGCCTTCCGTGCCGCCAACGACGTGCTGCAGGGCGCCGTGCAGGGCATCGCCGACCTGATCGTGCGCCCGGGCCTGATCAACGTCGACTTCGCCGACGTGCGCACCGTCATGTCCGAAATGGGCCTGGCGATGATGGGTACCGGCACCGCCCGTGGCGATGACCGCGCCCAGGCCGCTGCCGAAGCCGCCATCCAGAACCCGCTGCTGGACGATGTGAACCTGGCCGGCGCCAACGGCATCCTGGTCAACATCACCGCCGGTGCGGACTTCACCATGGCCGAGTTCGACGAGATCGGCCGCACCATCGATGGCTTCGCCTCGGAAGACGCCACCGTGGTGGTCGGCACCGTGCTGGACCCGGACATGCAGGACGAAGTGCGCGTGACCGTGGTGGCCACCGGCCTGAACCGTACCTCGGCCAGCAAGGCCCAGCGCCCGGGCGAGCGTGCCCCGATCAAGCTGGTCCGCAACGCCACCACCGGCCAGCCGGAATTCGGCGAGTTCGACAACGGCGGCGACGCGGTGTCCAAGGCCGTGGGTGGCATGGGGATGGGCATGGGCCTGCGCCGCGCCAGCAGCGACAGCGTTGCCGCCTCGACCCCGTCGGCCTCGGCCTCGCCGGCGGCAGCTGAACTGCCCAACGATTACCTGGACATCCCGGCGTTCCTGCGCCGCCAGGCGGACTGACGGCCGCCTCCCGGGGCTTGTCCCCCCCGGGAAGCGCCACCATGTCCTTGTGACGGACGCCGGGCCAGGATGGGCCCGGCGCCCCGTTCGCAGCGCGTCCTACCGGCGCGCCGGTGTGTCCTGCCGGCGTTTCAGCCTGGAGCAGGGCGGCTGCGTGTTAATCTAGACTGTCCCACCTGGTCTGCCCCCATGATCCCCCAGCGCACCCTGAAGAACACGATCCGAGCCACCGGCGTTGGCCTGCACAGCGGCGACAAGGTCTACATGACCCTGCGCCCGGCACCGGTCAACCATGGCATCGTGTTCCGGCGCGTGGACCTGGACCCGGTGGTGGAAGTGCCGGCCCGGGCCGATCTGGTCACCGAAGTGACCCTGTGCACCGGCCTGACCTGCAACAACGCCAAGATCCAGACCGTGGAACACCTGATGTCGGCGCTGGCCGGCCTCGGCGTGGACAACATCATTGTCGAACTGTCCTCGGCCGAGCTGCCGATCATGGACGGTTCGTCCGGCCCGTTCGTGTTCCTGCTGCAGTCGGCGGGCATCGTGGAACAGGACGCGCCCAAGCGTTTCCTGCGCGTGCTCAAGACCGTGGAAGTGACCGAGGGCGACAAGGTGGCCCGCTTCACCCCGTACGAGGGCTACAAGCTGGGCTTCACCATCCAGTTCGACCACCCGATGATCCCGGCCAAGCAGTCGCGCCAGGAAATCGAGTTCTCCACCCTGGCCTACACCAAGGAAATCTCCCGCGCGCGCACCTTCGGCTTCATGCGCGACCTGGAGTACATGCGCGAGCGCAACCTGGGCCTGGGCGGTTCGATGGACAACGCCATCGTGCTGGACGAATTCCGCGTGCTCAACGAAGACGGCCTGCGCTACGCCGATGAGTTCGTGCGCCACAAGATCCTCGATGCGATCGGCGATCTGTACCTGGCCGGCGGCCAGGTGCTGGGTGCCTACGAAGGCTTCAAGTCCGGCCATGCGCTCAACAACAAGCTGGTGCGGGCGCTGCTGGCCGATGCCACCGCCTGGGAATGGGTGAGCTACGAATCGCCGTCGGTCCCGGACCCGGTCGAATACGGCGCCCCGGCGTACGCCTGAGGCTTCCGTTCCCGGCCACCGCGCCTGCCTGTCGCCGCCCTTCTGGGCGGCGATTGCGTTTCAGGGGGCGGGCGGGCGAGATCACACGCCCCCCTCATTCAGGCAGCGGCGGTCATCACACCTTCGTGAACCCGTTCCGTTTGAAGCCTGAACCTAACGAATCTTTAACAAAAGTCTAACGACTGCCGGGGCAACCCCGGCTAGGATGCGACCCGGCCCCCACAAATGTTTCACGCCACGGCGACACGCCAGGCGGGTGGGGAGCGGAGCAGGACGCTCCGTTGTCAACGGGATCGGGGAGGTTTCTCCACGTCCTGCAGGCAAGCCAAGGCGTCGCGTAGCCCTTTGTGCGTGGCGGCTGATACTGCTGAAGGCCCGTTTCGCTGTCCGTGCG
Encoded proteins:
- the murC gene encoding UDP-N-acetylmuramate--L-alanine ligase — protein: MIRRLHDTNDLVRAFPRVHFVGIGGTGMSGIAEVMLTLGYEVSGSDNADNAATRRLAGLGARIMRGHSAANVLGTDCVVVSSAIREDNPELMEARSQRIPIMPRAAMLAELMRFRRGIAVAGTHGKTTTTSLTAAVLSEGGLDPTFVIGGQLLAAGANAKLGGGQWLVAEADESDGSFLRLNPLMSVITNIDADHLENYGNDFARVQAAFAEFLQRLPFYGLAVLCIDDPEVAALAAKTPRHVMSYGMSPQADVRAENVVQDGARMRFTLRLPQGTSQEVVLALPGKHNVLNALAAAAVGWQLGVAPDAIARALESFAGVGRRFNDLGEVTTASGAKVRIIDDYGHHPSELEAVFAAARGGWTDKRLVVAFQPHRYSRTRDQFDKFAAVLSSVDALVLSEVYPAGEEPIAGADSHALARAIRARGRSEPVVVGKAHELASVLPDVLQDGDLLLMMGAGDIGAVASQIAVEGFKEGVA
- the lpxC gene encoding UDP-3-O-acyl-N-acetylglucosamine deacetylase; amino-acid sequence: MIPQRTLKNTIRATGVGLHSGDKVYMTLRPAPVNHGIVFRRVDLDPVVEVPARADLVTEVTLCTGLTCNNAKIQTVEHLMSALAGLGVDNIIVELSSAELPIMDGSSGPFVFLLQSAGIVEQDAPKRFLRVLKTVEVTEGDKVARFTPYEGYKLGFTIQFDHPMIPAKQSRQEIEFSTLAYTKEISRARTFGFMRDLEYMRERNLGLGGSMDNAIVLDEFRVLNEDGLRYADEFVRHKILDAIGDLYLAGGQVLGAYEGFKSGHALNNKLVRALLADATAWEWVSYESPSVPDPVEYGAPAYA
- the ftsZ gene encoding cell division protein FtsZ; translated protein: MAHFELIEKMAPNAVIKVVGVGGGGGNAVAHMVNSSVDGVEFITANTDSQAIKNCGAKLQLQLGTNVTKGLGAGANPEVGRQAALEDRERIMDALQGADMVFITAGMGGGTGTGAAPVVAQLAKEMGILTVAVVTKPFPFEGRRRMQVALKGIEELSQHCDSLITIPNEKLITVLGRNATMIQAFRAANDVLQGAVQGIADLIVRPGLINVDFADVRTVMSEMGLAMMGTGTARGDDRAQAAAEAAIQNPLLDDVNLAGANGILVNITAGADFTMAEFDEIGRTIDGFASEDATVVVGTVLDPDMQDEVRVTVVATGLNRTSASKAQRPGERAPIKLVRNATTGQPEFGEFDNGGDAVSKAVGGMGMGMGLRRASSDSVAASTPSASASPAAAELPNDYLDIPAFLRRQAD
- a CDS encoding D-alanine--D-alanine ligase; translated protein: MSTQAFPPLRTTDPAAFGRVAVLLGGTSSEREVSLDSGRNVLEALQSRGVDAFAVDGIPALASALAAGGIDRVFNILHGHNGGGEDGIVQGLMEAFGVPYTGSGVLGSALSMDKIRTKQVWLSLGLPTPQYRKVSAQDVHAQAAELGLPVVVKPANEGSSVGISRVTDDAGLDDAVALAARYDGQLLMEQMVVGDELTVAILGDVALPSIRIVPKGQWYDYNAKYIAEDTQYLCPGLDGADEAEIGRIALAAFRAAGCRGWGRVDVMRDRASGRFFLLEVNTAPGMTSHSLVPKAARQAGIGFEELVWRVLEQTLEASHA
- the ftsA gene encoding cell division protein FtsA; this translates as MNRKGDKSLIVGLDIGTSKVVALVGEYSPGNPIEVIGIGSHESRGLKRGVVVDIESTVQSIQRAVEEAELMAGCEIRSVYASISGNHVQCKNSPGIVPIRDGEVTWGDLDRVLDAAKAVAIPADQKILHAIPREYVLDDSQEGIRNPVGMTGVRLEVHAHLVVCAQSAAANISKCVQRCGLQVDDLVLSSLASSVAVLTADERELGVVLVDMGAGTTDIAVFVQGAICHTASLPIAGDHVTNDIAHMLRTPTPEAEQIKVRYACALAQLATAEESIQVPSVGDRPPRRMPRHSLAQAVQGRYEEIFEMVQAELRRSGFEELVRAGMVLTGGASKMEGVVELAEEMLQMPVRVGIPQHVTGLGEVVGNPVHATGVGLLLMGSQIEHPRRPSLPTGRAGSMFKKLKTWFRGEF